A region of Lycium barbarum isolate Lr01 chromosome 3, ASM1917538v2, whole genome shotgun sequence DNA encodes the following proteins:
- the LOC132630285 gene encoding L-type lectin-domain containing receptor kinase IV.1-like encodes MFFKIVALIVPALFVLANSEELGFIYNGFNRANLSLDGIAQYTPNGLLQLTNTSRLQKGHAFYPTPINFKNLPNGSNFSFSTTFVFAIVPSVLPGHGMAFVIAPVGGLADALPSQFLGLFNDNTTGKVNDHVFAVEFDTVQSREFNDIDANHVGIDINGLKSVESKPAGYYGVKFNNMTLASGQPMQGWVDYDGVAKQINVTLAPMNMAKPNVPLLSISYDLSSILNETMFIGFSGSTGSIFSAQYVLGWSFKMNGIAQGLDLATLPKLPQVGPKKKSKLLLIALPMISAVVLVIAFSVLIYYVGRKRKFAELLEDWELEYGPHRFKYKDLYIATKGFGNKELLGFGGFGRVYRGVLPTSSIEIAVKRVSHESKQGLREFVAEIVSIGRLRHRNLVPLLGYCRRKGELLLVYEYMPNGSLDKFLYDKPTCALNWNQRFRVIKGVASALVYLHEEWEQVVIHRDVKASNVLLDSELNAKLGDFGLARLYDHGSDPLTTHIVGTVGYLAPEQTRTGKATTISDVYAFGAFLLEVACGRRPIDPRVSDEDIVLVDYVFSCWSRGDILEAIDQNLGNEYIKEEVELVLKLGLVCSQTEPAARPSIRQALIYLEDIVPPPPPELSLLQSSTPGFTFPGFDHHLAMSSSFSADKELSYPSSDSDSLLYTGP; translated from the coding sequence ATGTTTTTCAAGATTGTGGCATTGATTGTGCCTGCTCTTTTTGTTCTTGCAAACTCTGAAGAGCTTGGATTCATTTACAATGGCTTCAATAGAGCAAATTTGAGTCTTGATGGCATAGCACAGTACACACCAAATGGCCTATTACAGTTAACAAATACTTCTAGGCTGCAAAAAGGCCATGCTTTTTATCCCACACCAATCAATTTCAAGAACTTACCAAATGGTTCAAATTTCTCTTTTTCTACCACTTTTGTCTTTGCCATAGTGCCTTCTGTTTTGCCTGGTCATGGCATGGCTTTTGTTATTGCACCTGTTGGAGGGCTAGCAGATGCACTTCCAAGCCAATTTCTTGGCCTCTTCAATGATAACACTACCGGCAAAGTCAATGATCATGTTTTCGCGGTGGAGTTTGATACAGTTCAGAGTAGAGAATTCAATGATATTGATGCTAATCATGTTGGAATCGACATCAATGGATTAAAATCCGTTGAATCGAAACCAGCAGGTTATTATGGTGTCAAATTCAATAACATGACACTTGCTAGTGGGCAGCCAATGCAGGGTTGGGTGGACTATGATGGTGTGGCTAAGCAAATTAATGTCACATTGGCTCCAATGAATATGGCAAAACCAAATGTTCCTCTTTTGTCTATATCCTATGATCTTTCATCAATCTTGAATGAAACGATGTTTATTGGCTTCTCTGGATCAACTGGCTCAATTTTTTCAGCACAATATGTTCTAGGATGGAGCTTTAAAATGAATGGAATAGCTCAAGGGCTTGATCTTGCTACGCTTCCTAAGCTTCCTCAAGTTGGACCGAAAAAAAAATCTAAACTTTTGTTGATTGCTTTGCCAATGATTTCAGCAGTTGTTCTAGTAATAGCCTTCTCTGTGTTAATTTACTATGTAGGAAGGAAGAGGAAGTTTGCAGAATTGCTTGAAGATTGGGAGCTTGAGTATGGCCCTCATAGGTTTAAGTACAAAGATCTTTATATTGCCACTAAGGGGTTTGGCAACAAAGAGTTGTTAGGTTTTGGAGGCTTTGGCAGAGTCTATAGAGGAGTATTACCAACTTCTTCAATTGAGATAGCAGTCAAGAGGGTCTCTCATGAATCAAAACAAGGATTGAGGGAATTTGTAGCAGAAATTGTTAGTATTGGTCGGTTACGCCACAGGAATTTAGTGCCACTTTTGGGCTATTGCAGGCGCAAAGGAGAGTTGCTTTTGGTTTACGAATACATGCCTAATGGAAGTCTCGATAAGTTCCTATATGACAAACCAACATGTGCACTCAATTGGAACCAAAGATTTCGAGTCATCAAAGGCGTAGCATCAGCACTAGTCTATCTACATGAAGAATGGGAACAAGTAGTAATTCACAGAGATGTGAAGGCTAGTAATGTGTTGTTAGACAGTGAATTGAATGCAAAGTTAGGTGATTTTGGCCTAGCAAGATTGTATGATCACGGGAGCGATCCACTCACTACACACATAGTTGGAACTGTAGGTTACCTTGCCCCTGAACAAACAAGAACTGGCAAAGCCACAACCATTAGTGATGTATATGCCTTTGGTGCATTTTTGCTTGAAGTGGCATGTGGGAGAAGGCCAATAGATCCAAGGGTATCAGACGAGGACATCGTGTTGGTTGATTATGTATTTTCATGTTGGAGTAGAGGTGATATTCTTGAAGCCATTGATCAAAATTTGGGAAATGAATATATTAAAGAGGAGGTTGAGTTGGTACTAAAACTTGGACTAGTTTGCTCTCAGACAGAGCCAGCAGCTAGACCAAGTATAAGGCAAGCTTTAATTTACTTAGAAGATATTGTGCCTCCACCACCGCCAGAGTTGTCATTGTTACAAAGTTCTACCCCTGGTTTCACATTTCCAGGGTTTGATCATCATTTGGCCATGTCTTCGTCATTTTCTGCCGATAAAGAACTTTCATATCCCTCCTCTGATTCAGACTCTCTTCTTTATACTGGTCCATGA
- the LOC132630291 gene encoding L-type lectin-domain containing receptor kinase IV.1-like — MVKIFSQSRILPMFFNFFILVALFLFDFAPASCEVNAFTYNGFQSGNLSLDGTTKLTSNGLLLLTDSKTQDQGHAFYSNPIHFKNSPNDTAFSFSTTFVFAIRSDYGNLSGHGLVFVIAPQRGIRGAVANHYLGLFNSANSGNKSNHVVGVELDTIYSEDFGDINDNHVGIDINGLRSVASHPAGYFDGTGLFQNLTLISGQPMQVWVDYDGRTKQINVTVAPLHMGKPIRPLLVKSYDLSPVLDDTMYVGFSSSTGSVPTHHYILGWSFKANGKAQELSQLPNLPRFGRKGTSRFVTIGLPLISLASLVVATSMVVYCVRRKKYEELLEDWEREYRPQRFKYKDLYIATKGFREKELLGAGGFGKVYKGVMPITKLEIAVKKISHESRQGMKEFVSEIVSIGRIQHRNVVPLLGYCRRKGELLLVYEYMSNGSLDKYLYDQPRLTLDWSQRFRVIRGVASGLFFLHEECDHVVVHRDVKASNVLLDGEVNGRLGDFGLARLYGHGTDPQTTRVIGTLGYLAPEHTRTGRATPSTDVFSFGAFLLEVACGRRPIQPRQDGDDFILVDWVFSCWNRGNILEAVDPNIGIDFVPGQVELVLKLGLFCSHSEPSFRPTMRQILLFLDGVVALPEFSALGVSSAGLTFDYRGGFDDFVKSYPSSSFYAHSRCPSVTDSLLSDGR; from the coding sequence atggtcaAAATATTTTCCCAATCAAGAATATTACCaatgttcttcaattttttcatACTAGTGGCTCTCTTCTTATTTGATTTTGCACCAGCTTCTTGTGAAGTTAATGCATTCACTTACAATGGATTCCAATCAGGGAATCTTAGCTTGGATGGCACAACTAAGCTCACATCCAATGGCCTTTTGCTGTTAACAGATTCAAAAACACAAGATCAGGGCCATGCTTTCTATTCAAATCCAATTCATTTCAAGAATTCACCTAATGATACTGCATTTTCTTTCTCCACAACCTTTGTGTTTGCCATAAGGTCTGATTATGGAAATTTAAGTGGTCATGGACTGGTTTTCGTTATTGCGCCACAGAGAGGAATTCGGGGAGCTGTAGCAAATCACTATCTTGGCCTTTTTAACTCAGCCAATAGTGGGAATAAATCAAACCATGTTGTGGGAGTTGAGCTCGATACAATCTATAGTGAGGATTTTGGTGATATCAATGACAATCATGTTGGAATTGATATAAATGGATTGAGGTCTGTAGCATCTCATCCAGCAGGTTATTTTGATGGTACTGGCTTGTTTCAGAACTTGACTCTAATTAGTGGCCAGCCAATGCAAGTTTGGGTTGATTATGATGGCAGGACTAAGCAAATTAATGTAACAGTAGCTCCATTACATATGGGGAAACCAATTAGGCCGCTTTTGGTGAAGAGTTATGATCTTTCACCAGTTCTTGATGATACCATGTATGTTGGTTTTTCATCATCAACTGGTTCAGTTCCAACACATCATTATATCTTGGGATGGAGCTTCAAGGCAAATGGGAAAGCTCAAGAACTCTCTCAACTTCCTAATCTTCCTCGTTTTGGACGCAAAGGGACTTCAAGATTTGTAACGATTGGCTTGCCGTTGATCTCTTTGGCTTCACTTGTTGTAGCAACCTCAATGGTGGTTTATTGTGTAAGAAGGAAGAAGTATGAAGAACTTCTTGAAGATTGGGAACGCGAGTATAGACCGCAAAGGTTCAAGTATAAAGATTTGTACATAGCCACTAAGGGATTTAGAGAAAAAGAGCTATTGGGAGCTGGAGGATTTGGTAAAGTTTACAAAGGAGTGATGCCTATCACCAAACTTGAGATAGCTGTAAAGAAGATATCTCATGAATCAAGACAAGGGATGAAGGAATTTGTTTCGGAGATAGTAAGCATAGGTCGTATACAACACAGGAACGTAGTACCACTTTTGGGTTATTGCAGGCGGAAAGGAGAGTTACTTTTGGTTTATGAATACATGTCTAATGGAAGTCTAGACAAGTATCTATACGACCAACCAAGACTCACTCTTGATTGGAGCCAAAGATTCAGAGTTATTAGAGGTGTAGCATCAGGACTATTTTTCCTACACGAAGAATGTGACCACGTAGTTGTTCATAGAGATGTTAAGGCCAGTAATGTCTTGTTGGATGGTGAAGTAAATGGAAGGCTAGGAGACTTTGGACTTGCAAGGCTATATGGTCATGGGACCGATCCTCAAACTACTCGTGTCATTGGTACTCTTGGTTACCTGGCACCAGAGCATACCAGAACTGGCAGGGCAACACCTAGTACCGATGTATTTTCCTTTGGGGCTTTTTTGCTTGAAGTTGCCTGTGGTAGGAGGCCGATACAGCCAAGACAAGATGGTGATGATTTTATTTTGGTCGATTGGGTGTTCTCGTGCTGGAATAGGGGTAATATTCTTGAGGCTGTTGATCCAAATATAGGCATTGATTTTGTTCCAGGGCAAGTGGAGTTGGTGTTGAAGCTGGGCTTGTTCTGCTCTCATTCAGAACCCTCGTTTAGGCCAACTATGCGACAAATCTTGTTGTTCTTGGATGGTGTTGTGGCCTTACCAGAGTTCTCAGCACTCGGTGTTTCATCAGCTGGCCTAACATTTGACTATCGTGGAGGTTTTGATGATTTTGTCAAGTCATATCCATCTTCTTCGTTTTATGCACATTCCCGCTGTCCATCTGTAACAGATTCTCTTCTCTCTGATGGTCGATGA